DNA from Arthrobacter sp. FW305-BF8:
ACGCCGCCCTTCGTGAGCTTTCGGCAGATGTGTGTTCTTCACTCGATCAATCCCTGTTGGCTCTAAACATCCACGCACCGCTGTTCTTGAGCCAGAACGACGGCACATTAATGGACGTCGATTTCGCCCGAAAATACCCAGTGGCTACCTTTGCCTCAGGACCGACCAACTCAATGCGCGGCGCCGCCTACCTCTCGGGCCTCAAAGACTGCATAGTTGTCGACGTTGGCGGAACAACGACGGACGTCGGAGTTCTCCAGTCCGGCTTTCCCCGCGAAGCGGCAACAGAAATCGAGGTGGCGGGAATCCGAACCAACTTCCGTATGCCTGATGTGTTGTCCGTCGGCCTCGGTGGCGGCAGCCGCATCAGGTTCGACAGCGGTGTGACAGTCGGGCCGGACAGCGTGGGCTACAGAGTCACGGAGGATGCGCTCGTTTTCGGAGGCAAAACTCTGACAGCGACCGACATCATGGTCGCCGCGGGTGATGCGGAGATCGGTGACCCCGGCCGTGTCAGCCATCTGGATCCTTCAATGGTGAAGGCCGCCAAAGACGAAATCCACCGAAGGATCGCGGAGACGGTTGACCGGATGCGCACGAGTTCCGACCTCGTCCCGGTGGTCGCAGTCGGCGGCGGTGCGTTCCTGGTACCAGAACAGATGGCCTGTGCCAGTGACGTTGCCCGTCCGGGGCACTCCGGAGTGGCGAATGCCATCGGCGCCGCAATTGCCCAAGTCGGTGGCGAAGTCGACCGTATCTTTGCTATCCCGGCAGGAAAGCGCGAAGAAGTGCTCGATCAGGCCAGGGGGGAAGCAATCAGCAAAGCAATAGCTGCCGGAGCCAAAGCCAGCACTGTCCAAATCGTGGAGATCGATGAGCTGCCTCTGGCGTATCTGCCCGGAAACGCGTCCCGGGTACGCGTCAAAGCGGTCGGCGACCTGCCGGCGTCGAAGTAGCCACACACGAAACGCTGACTGCAAGAAGTAGAAGGAAGAACAACATGAGTTTCTATCTGTCACTAGACGACGTCCCTGACTTGGCGCGGGGCGCGGCAATACTGGGTACAGGCGGCGGCGGAGATCCGCTCATCGGCCGGCTCCTCGTCGAGGAATGCCTCAAGAACGGAAAGAAGATCGAAATCCTCGATCCGACCGAACTTGATGACGATGACTTTGTCATTTCCACGGCCATGATGGGCGCTCCGACTGTCGTAGTCGAGAAAGTCCCCGCCGGCACTGAGGCAGTCCTGTCGCTCCGTGCCTTGGAGAAACACCTCGGAAAAACAGCCGATGCGACAATCCCCATGGAGTGCGGTGGACTGAATTCCATGATTCCCCTGGTCGTCGCCGCCGAAGCAGGTATCCCGGTGGTGGACGGTGACGGAATGGGGCGAGCCTTCCCGGAGCTTCAAATGGAAACGTTCGGAGTCTATGGAGTGTCCGGATCACCGCTCGCTGTTTCGGACGAAAACGGGCACACGTGCATCGTCGATACCGGCCAGGACAACCAGAGGATGGAGACTTTCGCCCGCGCGGTCACCATCAAGATGGGGGGCGCCGCATACATCGCCGAGTATCCAATGAGCGGAGCAGACGTCAAGCGTACTGCGATCCGCAACACCGTCACGCTGGCCCTCAATATCGGTCGGACTTTGCGTAAGGCCAAGGACAAACATCTTGATCCGCTGGCAGAACTCAGTGCCTTCCTGAAGGACACAATATACGGTCATGGAACCGTGCTCATGCGGGGAAAAGTCGTTGACGTTGAGAGGTTCGTCAGGGACGGGTTCACTCAAGGGTTTGCCGCTGTGGAGTCATTTGATGGTGGCGACGAGATGCGGATCCAGTTCCGGAATGAGAACGTCATTGCACACAAGAATGGTGCGGTGGTCGCCATTGTTCCGGATCTTATTACGATAGTTGATGTTGACCTGGGCACACCCATCACTTCCGAGGCCCTGCGGTTCGGACAGCGGGTGGCCGTCTATGGAATCTCGACCCCTGCGATCATGCGGACCCCGGAAGCGCTGCAAGTCTTTGGCCCCCAGGCTTTCGGACTCCATGAGCCATGGGTTGCCCTAGAGCAATTGAGCGCCGCCCGATGACATCCTTTCGGACTCGTTCCGCGCTGGCCGACACCCTGGTATTTGACGGCCATAACGACTTGCCTTGGGCTTTGCGGCAGAAATTCGATTCCCGCGTCGAGGAGATCGACTTATCGCAGCACCAGCCCCGCCTGCACACAGACATTCCGCGGCTCCGGGAAGGCCGGGTCGGTGCGCAATTCTGGTCGGTCTTCGTCCCGTCCAACATGCCGCCGGCCGACGCCGTCGTGGCGACCCTCGAACAGATCGACTGCGTACACCGGATCATCTCCAAGAATCCCGAGACATTCAGCCTGGTGGACTCTGCCGCCGGCGTAAGAACCGCCGTCGCAGAGGGAAAAATTGCCTCGCTGATGGGCATAGAAGGAGGGCATTCCATCGACGCGTCGCTTGGCGTGCTTCGGATGATGAGACGTCTCGGCGTCCGCTACATGACTCTCACACATAACGACAACACGCCATGGGCGCGCTCGGCGACCGGCGAACAGGTCGACCATGGGCTCACCGACTTCGGCAGACGCGTGGTCGGCGAAATGAACCGTCTTGGTCTCATAGTTGATCTGTCTCACGTGGCCGAGCAGACGATGCATGACGCGCTGAACACGAGCGCTGCTCCTGTAATTTTCTCCCATTCATCTTGCCGCAGCGTCACCGACCACGCCAGAAACGTGCCGGATGGCGTGCTTGAGAGATTGCCTGGAAACAACGGCGTGCTCATGCTGACCTTCGTTCCCGCCTTCATCTCAGAGGCCTGCGCGGACTACGAACGACGTTCTGATGAAGTCCGGCAGAGACTCGGCCTTCGGACAGGGTTCCATGCAGGGCAGGTGGAAGAGGACACTGCGGCGGCCGCAGAATTCACCCGGTGGACGTCGCAGAACCAGGCTCCGCAGGCCGCCATCTCTGACATCGTCCGCCACATGGAACACGCACGGGAAGTAGTAGGACCCCGGCATGTCGGCATTGGAGGGGATTTCGATGGCATCCAACAACTGCCCCGCGGAATTTCCGGGGTGTCCGGCTACCCGACGGTCATTGAAGCGTTAGCCGAACGGGGCTGGTCGCCTGCTGATCTGCGCAGCCTCGCTTTCGGCAACGTCCTCCGGGTGCTGGAAGATACTGAGACGGCCGCGAACCAAGATCTGATCGCCATCCCTCAAGCGCTCCACGGCGCGCCCGTTCTGGCTGGAGGACCCGACTAGAACGACATTCGACAGCAAAAATACCCAATCGAAGAAGGGCAACACATGTTTGGTTATGCCTTGCGGGATCTGGAACTCACGCACGAGGAGACTGCCCGAATGCACGAGTTGTACCGCCATCTGCACGCTAACCCGGAACTGTCCACGCAGGAACATCGGACCGCAAGGCTCATTACCGAGCATCTCACTGCCACCGGAGCGGAGACCTTTAGCTGCGGCGGGACGGGCGTCGTGGGCGTACTCCGCAACGGCGAGGGGCCAGTCGTGGGTTTCCGGGCCGACATCGACGGTCTGCCGATCAAGGAGGAAACAGGACTTGATTACGCCAGCCAGGCCACCGGTGCCCTGGCTGACGGGACTCAGGTTCCGGTGATGCACGGCTGCGGCCATGACACGCACATCACCGCAGCGCTGACTGCGGCGGCCTTGCTCGCGGGTGCCACCGACGCCTGGACAGGGACAGTCGTCTTCCTCTTCCAGCCGGGGGAGGAGACGGCCGCCGGAGCGCAGGCGATGGTCGACGATGGTCTGTGGAACAGGGCTCCGAAACCCGAGATAATCTATGGCCAGCACGTCGTGCCGAGTCTGGCGGGCACAGTAAGCATCAGCCGCGGTACCGCTATGGCCATGGCCGCTTCCTGGAAGGTCACTGTCCACGGGCGTCAGGCGCATGGTTCCCAGCCCCAAGAAGCGATCGACCCGATCGTGCTCGGGGCCCACATGTTGGTCCGGCTGCAGACCATCGTTTCGCGTGAGCTGGACCCCGTGCAGTCCGCGGTCGTGACAATCGGAACCTTCCACGGGGGCCTGAAGGAAAACATCATTCCCGCGATGGCCGAGTTCACCATAAACGTACGGTCCTTCGACCAGAAAGTGCACGATGCCGTGCTGACATCAATCCGCCGCATCATCCGCGCAGAGGCAGAAGCCTCCTCCGCGCCGCCCCCTGAAATTGAGGAGCTGTATTCTTTTCCGCTGTGCTACAACGATCCCACGGCGACAGATCAACTTATCCAGGAGTTTCGGGCCACGATCGGAGAGGAAGAGGTCCGCGAGGTTCCGCCGATGATGGCCAGTGAAGACTTCGGGACCCTTGCAACAGCTATCTCTGCCCCCTCGGTTTACTGGACCTTCGGAGGCTATACCGCCGAGACGCTCAGGGCTGACGGGCACATCGCCGGCAACCACTCGCCACATTTCGCCCCCGCCCTGGAACCCACCCTGAGCACTGGCGTCCGGGCTGCTGTGACGGCGATCCTGTCCAAAGGTGGTCGCTGAAAGCCCCGTGCCTGTTGATAAGCAGGACCAGGGCCGGCGGTGCAGTTCCCGGCCGGTTCGCGGCCGCGACCGCTGCTTGGTCGGTGAAGGCCGTAGCCGCTGCACCAAAGCAAATTCGCGCCACATGCGATTTGTGCCGACCTCCGCAATCCCGACAGCCTGACTGGCTCGGACAAGCTCCCTTTGGTGCGGCTGTCCCGTCCACAGCTGGGGTCAATTCGGGTTATCCACCGCTGAAGTTGGGGGAGCCGTTGGGATAGCTCCCTAGCAACAGTAGCGATGGATAACCACCCAAGGATTGTCCTCAGGTGTGGGCGGTAGGGGCTAGCTTCTCCGCGGCTTGCAGATCCAGACT
Protein-coding regions in this window:
- a CDS encoding dipeptidase, yielding MTSFRTRSALADTLVFDGHNDLPWALRQKFDSRVEEIDLSQHQPRLHTDIPRLREGRVGAQFWSVFVPSNMPPADAVVATLEQIDCVHRIISKNPETFSLVDSAAGVRTAVAEGKIASLMGIEGGHSIDASLGVLRMMRRLGVRYMTLTHNDNTPWARSATGEQVDHGLTDFGRRVVGEMNRLGLIVDLSHVAEQTMHDALNTSAAPVIFSHSSCRSVTDHARNVPDGVLERLPGNNGVLMLTFVPAFISEACADYERRSDEVRQRLGLRTGFHAGQVEEDTAAAAEFTRWTSQNQAPQAAISDIVRHMEHAREVVGPRHVGIGGDFDGIQQLPRGISGVSGYPTVIEALAERGWSPADLRSLAFGNVLRVLEDTETAANQDLIAIPQALHGAPVLAGGPD
- a CDS encoding DUF917 domain-containing protein; the encoded protein is MSFYLSLDDVPDLARGAAILGTGGGGDPLIGRLLVEECLKNGKKIEILDPTELDDDDFVISTAMMGAPTVVVEKVPAGTEAVLSLRALEKHLGKTADATIPMECGGLNSMIPLVVAAEAGIPVVDGDGMGRAFPELQMETFGVYGVSGSPLAVSDENGHTCIVDTGQDNQRMETFARAVTIKMGGAAYIAEYPMSGADVKRTAIRNTVTLALNIGRTLRKAKDKHLDPLAELSAFLKDTIYGHGTVLMRGKVVDVERFVRDGFTQGFAAVESFDGGDEMRIQFRNENVIAHKNGAVVAIVPDLITIVDVDLGTPITSEALRFGQRVAVYGISTPAIMRTPEALQVFGPQAFGLHEPWVALEQLSAAR
- a CDS encoding amidohydrolase is translated as MHELYRHLHANPELSTQEHRTARLITEHLTATGAETFSCGGTGVVGVLRNGEGPVVGFRADIDGLPIKEETGLDYASQATGALADGTQVPVMHGCGHDTHITAALTAAALLAGATDAWTGTVVFLFQPGEETAAGAQAMVDDGLWNRAPKPEIIYGQHVVPSLAGTVSISRGTAMAMAASWKVTVHGRQAHGSQPQEAIDPIVLGAHMLVRLQTIVSRELDPVQSAVVTIGTFHGGLKENIIPAMAEFTINVRSFDQKVHDAVLTSIRRIIRAEAEASSAPPPEIEELYSFPLCYNDPTATDQLIQEFRATIGEEEVREVPPMMASEDFGTLATAISAPSVYWTFGGYTAETLRADGHIAGNHSPHFAPALEPTLSTGVRAAVTAILSKGGR
- a CDS encoding hydantoinase/oxoprolinase family protein, with protein sequence MKIGIDVGGTNTDAVLIDGSEVLAGVKSPTMSDVGQGITGSLRRLQSAYSFDPADVDAVMIGTTHFINALVEAERLAPTAAIRLGLPATGGLPPFVGWPARITEALHALPYMCHGGHEFDGREISPINHDEIRRAAQDAVTKGARSFAISSVFSPVNSEFEQMAAEIINAEFPELPVSLSNEIGRVGLLERENATIINAALRELSADVCSSLDQSLLALNIHAPLFLSQNDGTLMDVDFARKYPVATFASGPTNSMRGAAYLSGLKDCIVVDVGGTTTDVGVLQSGFPREAATEIEVAGIRTNFRMPDVLSVGLGGGSRIRFDSGVTVGPDSVGYRVTEDALVFGGKTLTATDIMVAAGDAEIGDPGRVSHLDPSMVKAAKDEIHRRIAETVDRMRTSSDLVPVVAVGGGAFLVPEQMACASDVARPGHSGVANAIGAAIAQVGGEVDRIFAIPAGKREEVLDQARGEAISKAIAAGAKASTVQIVEIDELPLAYLPGNASRVRVKAVGDLPASK